The window CGTTGCGCCTGGAAGTAGAACCCGGCACATATCTGGTCGCAAATGCCGGTGCAATCGTTGCAACGGCGATTGATGTGGTGGATACAGGGAAAGACGGATACAAATTTATCAAAACCGATACCGGGATGACCGAAGTGATTCGCCCGAGCATGTACGGGGCACAGCACCCCATTGTCGTGGTGCCCGAAGAAGAAGAAGAACGCGGAATGGACGAATATATCGTGGTAGGACATTGTTGTGAAAGCGGCGACGTATTAACCCCTGCGCCCGACGACCCCGAAGGGCTACTCCCCCGGCTATTAACACAAACCAAAGTGGGAGATGCCGTGGTCATTGGTGGAGCGGGCGCGTATTGTGCGGGCATGTCGTCTAAAAATTACAACTCCTTTCCCGAAGCAGCCGAAGTATTATTGGACAGAGACGGCGCATTGCATTTAATTCGGAAACGCCAGACACTGGATCAGGTCTTGCAAAATGAAATTGTACCGGATTTTTTGAGTACGGGCGGGTTTCAAACCCGCCCCTGAGAGCTAATCTATGACCTACGACGCAATTGTATTGGGTGCGGGAATCAATGGATGCGGTATCGCGCGCGAACTCTCCGAGCGAGGGCAACGGGTGCTGGTGCTGGACAAAGGCGCGATTGGCGGGGGCACATCGTCCAAATCGTCGCGATTGATCCACGGTGGATTGCGCTATTTGGAAACGCGGCAATTTGGGCTGGTGCGAGAGGCTTTGAGTGATCGACTCGAGCTTTTGGGACGCTATCCCGAACTGGTCTCAATGCAACCCTTTTATCTGCCAATCTATCGCAAGAGCCCGCGTCCCGTCTGGAGGTTGTGGACAGGTATCAAACTCTACGACGCACTGGCCGGGCGGCACAATATCTATCGATCCCGCAAAATATCTCGAAAGCGATTTGCGCGCGAATTTCCCGCATTAAAACGAGAAGGAATCCGGGCGGTACTGCGCTATTACGATGGCAAGACAAACGATCTGGCACTCACCAAGCGAGTGGCAGAAGACGCGCGAGCGCTGGGATGCGTATTTCGCGAAGAAGTTGACGTACAACACGTGGCCTGGGATGAAACCGAATTTGTCCTGTTGGTAGGACAAAAAAAATACCGCAGTCACACCCTGATCAATGCAACGGGACCGTGGATTGATGAAGTCATAGCGCGTTATCAGTTCCCTTCGCGATTTCAGATTCGCAAAGTGAGCGGCATTCACATTTTTGTAGATGGACTTCTCACACCCCATCCCCTGTTTTTGCAAACCGAAGGCAAACGCATCTTTTTTCTCATCCCCGAACCAAAACGCGATCAGACAATAATTGGCACAACCGAACGCGAAGAGCGCGGACGCGTAGATGACGTGGTAGTTCAAGAGGAAGATATCAATTATTTGATTCGGGCAGTAAATGCGTACCTGACGCCGAACCGCCAGCTTCAACGCGCGGATATCACAGATGCCATTGTGGGCGTTCGTCCCCTCGTAGAAAGAAAAGGCGATGCAACCGCACTCTCGCGAGAGTACGAACTGGATCTGCACACGTGCGGACAAACCCAATTGCTCAATATATTCGGCGGAAAACTGACGACGTACTTATCGCTATCGCGCCGAGTCGCCAAAACACTCGGCATCAAAGAGATCGCGACAATGGCACTGCGCGCTTAACCGGAGAAATAGATGCTCAAAAAATTGGACAATTTCAAAACAGCCGTTCTACCCGAACGCAAATCGGGCTTCTGGCAAATGGCGGGACCGGGTGCCATCCTGGTCGGACTATCCATAGGCGCGGGCGAAATCATTGTGTGGCCTCTTGTAGTCGCCGAGTATGGATCGAGCATGATCTGGGCTGCGGTACTCGGTGTGTTTTTGCAAATGTGGATCAACTTTGAGGTCGGAAGGTGGACAATTGCCACAGGTGAAACAGTATATACGGGATTTGCGCGCGTGTGGCGCGGCTTTGCACCCCTGTTTATTTTAATTACATTATTCTCCTGGATCGCCCCAGGATGGGGGCGCGCTTCCGGATTGGCCCTCAAAGCACTGCTGGTCGGTCCCCATGGTTGGGGAACAGACACGTTTTGGACTGTGATTACATTTATCGGCGTCGCACTAATTTTGTTTGGTCCCAAACTCATTTACAATTCAATGGAAAAAGCCGTTGAACTCATGGTTGCAATTGTCACCATAGGATTAATTATGGTGGCTTTTGCCGTGGGCACGGCAGAAACCTGGATTGACCTGGGAAAAGGAGTCGCGAACATCGGTTACAAAGATCCAAATATGTCGGTAA is drawn from Gemmatimonadota bacterium and contains these coding sequences:
- a CDS encoding glycerol-3-phosphate dehydrogenase/oxidase; translated protein: MTYDAIVLGAGINGCGIARELSERGQRVLVLDKGAIGGGTSSKSSRLIHGGLRYLETRQFGLVREALSDRLELLGRYPELVSMQPFYLPIYRKSPRPVWRLWTGIKLYDALAGRHNIYRSRKISRKRFAREFPALKREGIRAVLRYYDGKTNDLALTKRVAEDARALGCVFREEVDVQHVAWDETEFVLLVGQKKYRSHTLINATGPWIDEVIARYQFPSRFQIRKVSGIHIFVDGLLTPHPLFLQTEGKRIFFLIPEPKRDQTIIGTTEREERGRVDDVVVQEEDINYLIRAVNAYLTPNRQLQRADITDAIVGVRPLVERKGDATALSREYELDLHTCGQTQLLNIFGGKLTTYLSLSRRVAKTLGIKEIATMALRA